Proteins from one Niallia circulans genomic window:
- a CDS encoding LysR family transcriptional regulator, whose translation MELRQLKYFIEVAEREHVSEAAERLHVAQSAISRQIANLEDELGVPLFEREGRNVKLTSIGKTFLTHSLAIMKAVDRAKEQIDAYLDPERGSIKIGFPTSLASHLLPTIISAFKERHPNITFQLRQGSYSFLIDAVKNRDLDLALLGPVPTDDFDLKGNILFTEKIFALLPSNHPLSERRTLRLKDLRNEAFVLFPKGYILQKIAYDACKQEGFLPNVSSEGEDLDAIKGLVSAGMGVTLLPESSFYENVPKFTEKMPIENPAISRTVGIIVPKNRELPPSVQTFYQFVIEFFSILEKYQ comes from the coding sequence ATGGAATTACGACAGCTGAAATATTTCATCGAAGTAGCTGAAAGAGAGCATGTATCAGAAGCAGCCGAACGCCTTCACGTTGCACAATCCGCAATAAGCAGACAAATTGCCAATCTCGAAGACGAATTAGGTGTCCCTCTGTTTGAGCGAGAAGGACGAAATGTAAAGTTAACCTCAATTGGTAAAACTTTTCTAACTCATTCTCTTGCTATTATGAAGGCAGTGGACCGTGCAAAGGAACAAATCGATGCCTATTTAGATCCAGAAAGAGGCTCAATAAAAATCGGCTTTCCGACAAGCCTTGCCAGCCATTTGCTGCCGACAATTATATCGGCTTTTAAGGAAAGGCATCCAAATATCACGTTTCAATTAAGACAAGGCTCATACAGCTTTTTAATTGATGCCGTTAAAAACCGTGATTTGGATTTAGCACTATTAGGTCCAGTTCCGACAGATGATTTTGATTTAAAAGGTAATATTCTATTTACCGAAAAAATCTTTGCACTCCTTCCGAGTAATCACCCATTGTCTGAACGAAGAACACTGCGTTTAAAGGATTTGCGGAATGAAGCATTTGTTTTGTTTCCAAAGGGATATATTTTACAAAAAATTGCTTATGATGCGTGTAAACAAGAAGGTTTTCTGCCGAATGTCAGTTCAGAGGGAGAAGATTTAGATGCTATTAAAGGGCTAGTGTCTGCGGGAATGGGTGTAACACTGCTGCCAGAAAGCAGCTTTTATGAGAACGTTCCAAAATTCACAGAAAAAATGCCGATTGAAAATCCAGCAATCAGCCGGACTGTCGGTATCATCGTTCCGAAAAACCGCGAACTCCCACCGTCTGTGCAGACATTTTATCAATTTGTCATTGAGTTTTTCTCCATTCTCGAAAAATATCAATAA
- the pepF gene encoding oligoendopeptidase F, giving the protein MNSFKDRNEVKEAEKWNLSDLYETDQAWKTDLQFVEEKVKEIAGFNDNIKDAASLLAYLKLSEEIGYIYRKVYAYGMLLLDTDTRNNSAQSLVDQARTVGQKWSSASSFFMPYLLSLEESQLKAYIGENDGLKYFEKDLLESFSYKKHVLSKEKEEILSELGESLSVPSQVFGMINNADIKFGEVTDDAGNKIELTRGMYSKLIENEDRQKRVEAYKAYYQPYVTLKNTIAATFSSAVKNNVKTSKLRNYPSALEKSLFGDRVPKEVYENLIAATRDNLQYMDEYMQYRKKKLGVDELRAYDLSVPLVGEAAKQEISFDEAFDIMLKSLAPLGEEYVSVLKSFKEKRYFDVRETPGKRSGAYNLGVYGVHPFILLNHRDDLDSLFTLTHECGHGMHSYLSNKHQPAISAGYSIFVAEVASTVNEVLLIRYLLKTETDPQKREHLLNHFIDSFKGTFFTQVMFSEFEKEVHEKAEKGEPLTLDFFNETYESLFKAYNGSELVLDEEVKYGWSRIPHFYRPFYVYKYATGFASAITIADRLLEGKQEDLDNYLEFLKSGSSDFPLELLKKTGVDLTSPEPINHAMSIFHSLVEEMTKKA; this is encoded by the coding sequence ATGAATTCTTTTAAAGATAGGAATGAAGTGAAAGAAGCAGAAAAATGGAATCTCAGTGATCTTTATGAAACAGACCAAGCTTGGAAAACGGACTTGCAGTTTGTTGAGGAAAAGGTAAAAGAGATTGCAGGCTTTAATGATAATATAAAGGATGCCGCAAGCTTGCTTGCATACTTAAAACTTTCAGAAGAAATCGGTTACATATATAGGAAGGTTTACGCTTACGGGATGCTCCTTTTAGATACAGATACACGAAATAATAGTGCCCAAAGCCTTGTTGACCAAGCAAGAACCGTTGGACAAAAATGGAGCAGTGCTAGTTCCTTTTTCATGCCTTATCTTTTAAGCCTTGAAGAAAGTCAATTAAAGGCATATATTGGTGAAAACGATGGGTTAAAGTATTTTGAAAAGGATTTATTAGAGTCGTTCTCTTATAAAAAGCATGTGTTAAGCAAAGAGAAGGAAGAAATATTATCTGAGTTAGGAGAATCACTGTCTGTGCCGAGTCAGGTGTTTGGTATGATTAATAATGCCGATATAAAGTTTGGTGAAGTGACAGATGATGCTGGCAACAAGATAGAGCTGACAAGAGGGATGTACTCTAAGCTCATAGAAAACGAAGATAGACAAAAACGGGTGGAAGCCTATAAGGCATATTACCAGCCATATGTCACCTTAAAAAATACGATTGCAGCGACCTTTTCCTCAGCAGTCAAAAACAATGTAAAAACATCGAAGTTACGCAATTATCCATCAGCACTGGAAAAAAGCTTGTTTGGTGATAGAGTTCCAAAGGAAGTCTATGAGAACTTAATTGCTGCTACTAGAGATAATCTTCAGTATATGGACGAATATATGCAATATCGCAAGAAGAAACTGGGTGTTGATGAACTTCGTGCATATGACTTAAGTGTTCCTCTTGTTGGAGAGGCTGCAAAGCAGGAAATATCCTTTGATGAAGCATTTGATATAATGCTGAAAAGCTTAGCACCACTTGGTGAAGAGTATGTTTCGGTATTGAAAAGCTTTAAAGAGAAGCGGTATTTTGATGTAAGAGAAACACCAGGGAAACGATCTGGAGCATATAATCTTGGTGTTTATGGAGTCCATCCATTTATTTTGCTTAATCACCGTGATGATCTTGACAGTCTCTTTACATTAACACATGAATGCGGCCATGGTATGCACTCCTACCTGAGTAATAAGCATCAGCCGGCGATAAGTGCAGGCTACAGCATTTTTGTAGCGGAGGTTGCTTCAACTGTTAATGAAGTTTTACTGATTCGCTATTTGTTAAAAACAGAGACAGATCCGCAAAAACGGGAGCATTTATTGAACCACTTTATTGACAGCTTTAAAGGCACGTTCTTTACACAAGTAATGTTTAGTGAGTTTGAAAAAGAGGTACATGAAAAAGCAGAAAAAGGCGAACCGCTTACATTAGATTTCTTTAATGAAACATATGAGTCTCTTTTTAAAGCATATAACGGCAGTGAATTAGTGCTTGATGAAGAAGTGAAGTATGGATGGTCGAGAATTCCTCATTTTTACCGTCCATTCTATGTTTATAAGTATGCTACTGGTTTTGCTTCTGCGATTACGATTGCAGATAGACTTTTGGAAGGCAAACAGGAAGACCTAGACAATTATTTAGAATTTCTGAAAAGCGGCAGCTCCGATTTCCCGTTGGAATTGCTGAAAAAAACCGGTGTTGATTTGACTTCACCTGAACCGATCAATCATGCCATGTCCATTTTCCATTCACTAGTGGAGGAAATGACGAAAAAAGCGTGA
- a CDS encoding NADH-dependent flavin oxidoreductase: MSNQYEKLFSPLKLSNKLELKNRLVMAPMTNFSSNEDGTVTKAELDYYARRSKGVSMVITACTYVTENGKGFPGEFAGYADEFIPSLRELATAIKNEGSKAILQIFHGGRSCPPNLVPNGELVSASDVAQENNVAPRPLEETEIEEIIAAFGETTRRAVEAGFDGVEIHGANGYLIQQFYSPHTNRREDKWGGTVEKRLAFPLAVVDAVKKAAEQATNPFIVGYRFSPEEPETPGLTMEDTFTLIDALADKELDYIHASLMEFASEPRRGADTSKSRIEWIVERANGRVPVIGVGSVYTAEDAKKAFETADIALLAIGRELIIDPDFVQKIEQGKENEIVSVLDKNKQKELVIPDPLWNAIINSPGWFPGV; encoded by the coding sequence ATGAGTAATCAATACGAAAAGCTGTTCAGCCCGTTAAAGCTAAGCAACAAATTAGAGCTGAAAAACCGTCTCGTGATGGCACCGATGACTAATTTCTCATCAAATGAGGATGGCACTGTTACAAAGGCAGAGCTTGATTATTACGCAAGACGTTCTAAAGGTGTTAGCATGGTTATCACTGCTTGTACATATGTTACAGAAAACGGCAAGGGCTTCCCAGGAGAGTTTGCAGGATATGCAGATGAATTTATCCCAAGCTTAAGAGAACTTGCTACAGCAATCAAAAACGAAGGCTCTAAGGCAATTCTGCAAATTTTCCACGGCGGCAGATCATGCCCTCCAAACCTAGTGCCAAATGGCGAGCTTGTGAGTGCAAGTGATGTAGCACAGGAAAATAATGTGGCACCACGTCCTTTAGAAGAAACTGAGATTGAAGAAATCATTGCTGCTTTTGGTGAAACAACAAGACGCGCAGTTGAAGCAGGCTTTGACGGAGTTGAAATTCACGGTGCAAACGGCTATTTGATCCAGCAATTTTATTCTCCACACACAAATAGACGTGAGGACAAGTGGGGCGGTACTGTAGAAAAAAGATTGGCATTTCCACTTGCTGTAGTTGACGCTGTGAAAAAAGCAGCTGAACAAGCAACAAATCCGTTTATTGTGGGTTATCGTTTCTCTCCAGAAGAGCCGGAAACACCTGGTTTGACAATGGAAGATACATTTACACTTATTGACGCACTTGCAGACAAAGAGCTTGATTATATTCATGCTTCCTTAATGGAATTTGCGTCTGAGCCAAGAAGAGGAGCAGACACAAGCAAATCGAGAATCGAGTGGATTGTTGAGCGTGCTAATGGGCGTGTTCCGGTTATTGGTGTTGGTAGTGTTTATACTGCAGAAGATGCAAAGAAAGCATTTGAGACAGCGGATATCGCATTGCTTGCGATTGGTCGTGAACTGATAATTGATCCTGATTTTGTCCAAAAAATCGAACAAGGCAAAGAGAATGAAATTGTTTCTGTTTTGGATAAGAATAAACAGAAGGAACTGGTTATCCCAGATCCATTATGGAATGCAATTATAAACTCTCCAGGCTGGTTCCCTGGCGTATAA
- a CDS encoding STAS domain-containing protein has product MTKLSKVAAYIEEHTNVLALEIVEGVLNSLDISISDEERNSAIIMYKEFLGFFGQSLADQKTGVPDDLLTWSKRNAEQQLISGGRISEIVIRYQPTRRIFNELLTDLSSEFGLGLHENASLINKVNELLDISLNETVSTYECLSERYRKQTQQEMAELSAPVVLVKEGVAVLPLIGIIDSYRAAYITEKVVPYIGKQQLEYLITDYSGIKNIDTEIAAYLNQLGETLSLLGIKVIVTGLRPQLAQTVVETKMNLGAIKVFGNLKQALEYLQ; this is encoded by the coding sequence ATGACGAAATTATCTAAAGTTGCTGCATATATAGAAGAACATACAAATGTCCTTGCTCTTGAAATAGTAGAAGGTGTTCTTAACAGCTTGGATATAAGCATTTCAGATGAAGAGAGAAATAGTGCAATTATAATGTATAAGGAATTTTTAGGCTTTTTTGGTCAATCGCTAGCAGATCAAAAAACAGGAGTTCCTGATGATTTACTTACGTGGAGCAAACGGAATGCAGAACAGCAACTGATTTCAGGTGGGAGAATATCAGAAATTGTTATTCGATACCAGCCGACACGGAGAATATTCAATGAATTATTGACAGATTTAAGCAGTGAGTTTGGACTAGGGTTGCATGAGAATGCTTCATTAATTAATAAGGTCAATGAACTGTTGGATATAAGTTTAAATGAAACAGTATCCACTTATGAATGTCTGTCAGAAAGATATCGCAAACAAACACAGCAGGAAATGGCAGAGCTGTCAGCGCCGGTTGTGCTTGTCAAAGAAGGTGTCGCTGTATTGCCGCTTATCGGTATCATTGATTCTTACCGGGCTGCTTATATTACGGAAAAAGTAGTACCGTATATTGGGAAGCAACAGCTTGAATACTTAATTACCGATTATTCTGGTATAAAAAATATTGACACAGAAATCGCAGCATATCTTAATCAGTTAGGGGAGACTCTCTCCTTGCTTGGAATAAAAGTAATTGTTACTGGCTTGCGTCCTCAGCTTGCGCAAACGGTTGTTGAAACAAAGATGAACTTAGGCGCTATTAAGGTGTTTGGCAATTTAAAGCAAGCACTGGAATATTTGCAATAA
- a CDS encoding IDEAL domain-containing protein, with product MEKYLLNAPQQSEGNVVDSLLAEMVLEKALYNFRKEKIEKQIDETLIAGDKEEFLRLTDELKKLS from the coding sequence ATGGAAAAGTATTTATTAAATGCACCACAACAGTCTGAGGGAAATGTTGTTGATTCTTTATTAGCTGAAATGGTCTTGGAGAAAGCCCTTTACAATTTCCGGAAAGAGAAAATCGAGAAACAAATTGATGAAACATTGATTGCTGGAGACAAAGAAGAGTTCTTACGCTTAACAGACGAACTAAAAAAATTATCTTAA
- a CDS encoding Cof-type HAD-IIB family hydrolase, translated as MKYKMIVLDMDDTLLQDDHTVSEATKKALIKAQEQGVKVVLASGRPTYAMWETAKELHLSDYGSYILSFNGAKITNCRTNEEIFSSTLLPEVVHQLFELSKREKVWLHTYVGDTIITEENNPFTDIEAQITGLPIKTVPNIVDYIKDPVVKVLMVKEEDILVNVEKVLQTELSEQLSVMRSKPFFLEFTEKGVTKGTSLSLLIDRLGITREEVIAMGDSYNDAAMIEFAGLGIAMGNAPDDIKQIADYVTDTNNNDGVAKAVEKFILNA; from the coding sequence ATGAAATATAAAATGATTGTACTAGACATGGATGACACATTACTTCAGGATGATCACACAGTCTCTGAAGCAACAAAAAAAGCGCTTATTAAAGCACAAGAACAAGGCGTTAAGGTAGTACTTGCTTCTGGCAGACCAACATACGCGATGTGGGAAACTGCAAAGGAATTGCATTTGTCTGATTATGGAAGCTATATTCTTTCTTTTAATGGTGCCAAGATCACGAATTGCCGAACAAATGAAGAAATCTTTAGCAGTACACTTCTTCCAGAGGTTGTGCACCAATTATTTGAATTGAGTAAGCGGGAAAAGGTTTGGCTTCATACATATGTAGGAGATACTATTATTACGGAAGAGAACAACCCGTTCACAGATATTGAAGCACAAATTACCGGGTTGCCGATTAAAACCGTGCCAAACATCGTTGATTACATAAAAGACCCTGTTGTTAAAGTATTAATGGTAAAAGAAGAGGATATTTTAGTTAATGTGGAGAAAGTATTGCAGACAGAGCTTTCTGAACAATTAAGTGTCATGCGCTCTAAACCATTTTTCCTAGAATTCACCGAAAAAGGTGTTACGAAAGGAACTAGCTTATCCCTTTTAATTGACCGTCTTGGCATCACAAGGGAAGAAGTAATCGCAATGGGTGACAGTTATAATGATGCTGCTATGATTGAATTCGCTGGTCTTGGCATTGCTATGGGCAACGCACCAGACGATATTAAGCAAATTGCGGATTACGTGACAGACACTAATAATAATGATGGAGTTGCGAAAGCCGTTGAAAAATTTATTTTAAACGCTTGA
- a CDS encoding dimethylarginine dimethylaminohydrolase family protein, whose protein sequence is MKNDQFLIGSHNEYDPLKKVILTSPLYMTIKEPINDIQKQYLNENIDTKLASEQHQAFVDVLQKEGIEVVLLPPEKQFPEQVFTRDIGFTLGNHTFVAKMGHDVRKGEEHVLLNWLNEQEISFTKLNSDKIEGGDVLIDRSTIYIGVSNRTNKKSIEHIKTLLPNYEVVDIPFTDSFLHLDCVFNILSPNDALIYPGEIEKQKLDLLKKRYSLIEVTKEEQATLGTNVLSIGHKKVISLPINKGVNAELRKRGFTVIEVDITEIIKSGGAFRCCTLPLYRETPNS, encoded by the coding sequence ATGAAAAATGATCAATTCTTGATTGGGAGCCATAATGAATATGACCCATTGAAAAAAGTGATTTTAACATCTCCATTATATATGACAATTAAAGAACCGATAAATGACATTCAAAAGCAATATTTAAACGAAAATATCGATACTAAATTAGCATCTGAGCAGCATCAGGCCTTTGTTGACGTTTTGCAAAAGGAAGGAATCGAAGTAGTGCTTCTGCCTCCAGAAAAACAGTTTCCTGAACAGGTTTTCACAAGGGATATTGGGTTTACATTAGGAAACCATACTTTTGTTGCTAAAATGGGACATGATGTCCGAAAAGGCGAGGAACATGTCCTGTTAAACTGGCTGAATGAACAGGAAATTTCCTTTACAAAATTAAATAGTGACAAAATTGAAGGCGGAGATGTTTTGATCGACAGATCCACCATTTATATTGGTGTCAGCAATCGTACAAACAAGAAATCGATCGAGCATATAAAAACGTTACTGCCAAATTATGAGGTCGTTGACATTCCATTCACTGACAGCTTTTTGCATTTAGATTGTGTCTTTAATATCCTGTCTCCAAATGATGCATTGATTTACCCAGGAGAAATTGAAAAGCAAAAATTAGATCTGTTGAAAAAACGATATTCACTTATTGAGGTAACGAAGGAAGAACAAGCGACACTTGGCACTAATGTATTGTCAATTGGCCATAAAAAAGTAATTAGCTTGCCTATTAATAAAGGTGTTAATGCAGAGCTCCGCAAGCGCGGTTTTACTGTAATTGAAGTAGACATTACAGAAATTATTAAATCTGGCGGAGCTTTCCGCTGTTGTACACTTCCTTTATATAGGGAAACACCAAATTCATAA
- a CDS encoding branched-chain amino acid aminotransferase, with protein MSEQTITVTLATEKKPKPDPSKLEFGKVFTDHMFMMDYTVENGWHNAEILPYQPITLDPASVIFHYGQAVFEGMKAYLTAEDKVLLFRPEKNMERLNKSNERLCIPDIDEEFALEALKQLINVDRDWIPTGEGTSLYIRPFVISTQPFLGVAASISYKFMIILSPVGSYYKEGVKPVKIFVENEYVRAVAGGTGSAKTAGNYASSLKAQQIATQKGYSQVLWLDGVEKKYVEEVGAMNVFFKIGDEVVTPVLNGSILEGVTRRSVLDLLKHWNIPVVERKISVEEIFEASKNGELKEAFGTGTAAVISPIGEFLWNETSITLNNGETGELAKKIYDTLTNIQNGREEDPFGWTVEV; from the coding sequence GTGAGTGAACAAACAATCACAGTAACATTAGCGACAGAAAAAAAACCGAAGCCAGATCCAAGTAAATTGGAATTCGGAAAAGTATTTACAGATCATATGTTCATGATGGATTATACTGTAGAGAATGGCTGGCATAATGCAGAAATCCTGCCATATCAGCCAATCACGTTAGATCCTGCTTCAGTTATTTTCCACTATGGTCAAGCAGTATTCGAAGGTATGAAGGCATACTTAACGGCAGAAGACAAAGTATTGTTATTCAGACCTGAAAAGAATATGGAGCGTCTTAATAAATCGAATGAGCGTCTTTGCATTCCTGATATTGACGAAGAATTTGCGCTTGAAGCATTAAAACAGCTGATCAACGTTGATAGAGATTGGATACCAACTGGTGAGGGAACATCCCTTTATATTCGTCCATTTGTTATTTCTACACAACCATTCTTAGGGGTTGCTGCTTCAATCAGTTATAAATTTATGATCATTCTTTCTCCAGTTGGATCATACTACAAAGAAGGGGTTAAACCTGTAAAAATCTTTGTTGAAAACGAGTATGTTCGTGCAGTTGCAGGTGGAACAGGATCAGCAAAAACAGCTGGAAACTACGCATCAAGCTTAAAAGCACAACAAATCGCTACACAAAAAGGTTATTCTCAAGTTCTTTGGCTTGATGGTGTCGAAAAGAAATATGTTGAAGAAGTTGGGGCTATGAACGTCTTCTTCAAAATCGGTGATGAAGTAGTAACACCCGTATTAAACGGAAGCATCCTTGAGGGTGTAACGAGACGCAGTGTTCTTGACTTGTTGAAGCACTGGAATATTCCAGTGGTAGAACGCAAAATTTCTGTTGAGGAAATTTTTGAAGCTTCTAAGAATGGCGAGCTGAAGGAAGCGTTCGGAACAGGTACAGCAGCAGTAATTTCTCCAATTGGTGAGTTCCTATGGAATGAAACATCCATTACGTTGAACAACGGAGAAACAGGTGAGCTTGCGAAAAAAATCTATGATACTTTGACAAATATCCAAAACGGAAGAGAAGAAGATCCGTTCGGCTGGACAGTGGAAGTATAA
- a CDS encoding M20/M25/M40 family metallo-hydrolase — translation MQTKTKEILEESFAILEQYLQLETVSAQSKAIPETVSYISSVIKDFGGEVQVLDDLGGNPVVYGFFPAGEKGDASKTLLYYNHYDVQPAEPLSEWVTEPFSPAVYDGKLFARGVSDNKGDTIARLTALKVLHETEGGLPCNVKFLIEGEEEIGSPNLTPYLEKYAELFEADACIWEFGGKDEQERISMVAGIKGMAYMELTAVGADIDMHSSVGAYVDNAAWRLVHALASMRNDQNEIIVEGFFDGITPPTELEEEVVKSLPFSEEAVQELYGLKRPLITNGLGQDPRYAMVFEPTMTICGMESGYTGEGAKTVLPKSAKVKLDCRLVPGQDPNYIFESVENHLKKHGFHDVSVKLINGQKAYRSDFSHPFISHVKNTAKEVYNRDVVLAPNSAGTGPMFDFGRVLKLPIVSTGVGWVGSKAHAPNESIRLKDYEEGIVYMAQMLKGFPAALEAEKLEL, via the coding sequence ATTCAAACAAAAACGAAGGAAATTTTGGAGGAATCCTTTGCGATTTTAGAACAATATTTGCAATTAGAAACGGTATCCGCACAAAGTAAGGCGATTCCGGAAACAGTAAGTTATATTTCTTCAGTAATAAAAGACTTTGGTGGGGAAGTGCAGGTTTTGGATGATCTTGGAGGAAACCCTGTTGTTTATGGATTTTTCCCTGCTGGGGAAAAAGGTGATGCCTCCAAAACACTTTTATATTACAACCATTATGATGTGCAGCCAGCAGAGCCGCTTAGCGAATGGGTAACAGAACCATTTTCACCTGCTGTTTATGACGGAAAGCTGTTTGCAAGGGGAGTTTCTGATAATAAAGGTGATACTATTGCAAGGCTGACTGCACTTAAGGTTCTCCACGAAACAGAAGGAGGCTTGCCTTGTAATGTGAAGTTTTTGATTGAGGGCGAAGAGGAAATTGGCAGTCCTAATTTAACACCTTATTTGGAAAAGTATGCGGAATTGTTTGAGGCAGATGCATGCATATGGGAATTCGGTGGCAAGGATGAACAGGAGCGAATCAGCATGGTTGCTGGAATTAAAGGAATGGCCTATATGGAGCTGACAGCAGTTGGTGCAGATATAGATATGCATTCTTCCGTTGGTGCATATGTAGATAATGCAGCATGGAGACTTGTTCATGCGTTAGCGTCGATGAGAAATGATCAGAATGAGATTATTGTGGAGGGCTTCTTTGATGGCATCACTCCACCGACAGAACTTGAGGAGGAAGTGGTTAAGTCATTGCCATTTAGTGAAGAGGCTGTTCAGGAACTCTATGGTCTAAAAAGACCGTTAATAACGAATGGTTTAGGACAAGACCCTCGATATGCCATGGTGTTTGAGCCGACAATGACAATTTGTGGAATGGAAAGCGGCTATACAGGAGAAGGAGCGAAAACGGTGTTACCAAAAAGTGCAAAGGTAAAGCTTGATTGCCGTCTCGTTCCAGGGCAGGATCCGAATTATATTTTTGAGAGTGTGGAAAATCACTTGAAAAAGCATGGTTTCCATGATGTGTCCGTAAAATTAATCAATGGTCAAAAGGCATATCGTTCCGATTTCAGTCATCCATTTATCAGCCATGTGAAAAACACAGCGAAAGAAGTTTATAATCGTGATGTAGTCCTTGCACCAAATTCAGCAGGCACAGGTCCAATGTTTGACTTTGGCAGGGTGCTGAAGCTGCCGATTGTCAGTACTGGAGTGGGCTGGGTCGGAAGCAAGGCGCATGCACCAAATGAAAGCATTCGTTTAAAGGATTATGAAGAAGGTATTGTGTATATGGCTCAGATGCTCAAAGGCTTTCCAGCAGCGTTAGAAGCAGAAAAGTTAGAGCTGTAA
- a CDS encoding CAP domain-containing protein, with protein sequence MRRLFKLALLCLIVYAGVQYIQHKTGAESIPSAIDYMKTEVNAQDAVDFFENLITQGKELFQETQDVLPDWNTSAESDQQTKQAEKPQLETPSEQTFSIYNIQMGDTKESVEKHQGKPQRVSMNEYGISWNTYHENYQNFVMVGYDSNNKVAALYTSQDLISSTDGIKRGSSKDSVLKSLGDPLDELTKGFVRYKLPDDRDYEVFKLDGNYVTVFFDKHENNTVTAMQIVTETLEDSKKDFYTDGSKELEEGFAYQLFDLTNASRVNNDLGILTWEDTVKVTAKKHSEDMAINNYFDHTNLDGESPFDRMLDDGIKYTMAGENLAYGQYSSIFAHEGLMNSLGHRENILQEGFTYLGVGVAFNEDEQPYYTENFITK encoded by the coding sequence TTGAGAAGACTTTTTAAGCTGGCGTTACTTTGTTTAATCGTTTATGCCGGTGTGCAATATATACAACATAAAACAGGCGCTGAATCCATTCCTTCAGCTATTGATTATATGAAAACAGAAGTGAATGCACAGGATGCTGTAGACTTTTTTGAAAACCTAATAACACAAGGTAAAGAGCTTTTTCAAGAGACACAAGATGTCCTTCCTGACTGGAATACTTCTGCTGAATCTGACCAGCAAACAAAGCAGGCAGAAAAACCTCAGTTAGAAACTCCTTCCGAGCAAACATTTTCAATTTATAATATCCAAATGGGTGATACAAAGGAATCTGTTGAGAAGCATCAAGGCAAGCCGCAGCGTGTGTCTATGAATGAGTACGGAATATCATGGAATACATACCACGAAAACTATCAAAATTTTGTAATGGTCGGCTATGATTCCAATAATAAAGTCGCTGCACTTTATACGAGTCAGGATTTAATTTCATCAACAGATGGTATAAAACGTGGTAGCAGTAAGGACAGTGTCTTGAAGTCATTAGGTGATCCTCTTGATGAGCTGACAAAAGGCTTTGTGCGCTATAAGCTCCCGGATGACCGAGATTATGAGGTATTTAAGTTGGATGGCAATTATGTCACTGTTTTCTTCGATAAGCATGAGAATAATACGGTTACTGCCATGCAGATTGTTACAGAAACATTAGAAGACAGCAAAAAAGACTTTTATACAGATGGTAGCAAAGAGCTAGAGGAAGGCTTTGCATACCAGCTGTTTGACTTAACGAATGCAAGCAGGGTCAATAACGACCTTGGTATTTTGACTTGGGAGGATACTGTGAAGGTAACTGCCAAAAAGCATAGTGAGGATATGGCTATTAATAATTATTTTGACCATACAAACTTGGATGGTGAATCGCCCTTTGACCGTATGCTTGATGATGGTATTAAATATACAATGGCTGGGGAAAATCTTGCTTATGGGCAATACAGCAGTATTTTTGCACATGAAGGCTTAATGAATTCTCTCGGACATAGGGAGAATATCCTACAAGAAGGATTCACTTATTTAGGTGTTGGGGTAGCCTTTAACGAGGACGAACAGCCATATTATACGGAGAATTTTATAACAAAGTAA